A genome region from Bacillaceae bacterium IKA-2 includes the following:
- a CDS encoding ABC transporter permease subunit, which translates to MKKQRKMIVIVILIAVFSVPIILLSLKSLAVGWSWGELLPSDFSLRGWSVVLNDPKIVAAISVTYKIAIAVILLNLLIAIPTGRALAFYSFKGKGVIETILFMPILIPALAIAMGIHLTMIKLGLADQWLGVVLVHLIPTVPYSIRILRSGFERVGMKWEEQSFTLGGTTLSTFWLVMFPLLLPSLRAAIYLTYVISLSQYVLTALIGGGNVVTLAMLYYPYFSSVDDMVIASFSLMFALLPLLFIVMVELVIRVTIFIGK; encoded by the coding sequence ATGAAAAAACAGCGAAAAATGATCGTAATCGTTATATTAATCGCCGTGTTTTCCGTGCCTATCATCCTTTTATCATTGAAAAGTCTTGCTGTTGGCTGGAGTTGGGGAGAACTCCTTCCTTCAGATTTCAGCTTACGGGGCTGGAGCGTTGTCTTGAATGACCCAAAGATTGTTGCGGCTATTTCAGTTACTTATAAAATCGCAATCGCTGTTATTTTATTAAACTTATTAATTGCAATTCCAACGGGGAGAGCACTTGCTTTTTATTCGTTTAAAGGTAAAGGTGTCATTGAAACGATTTTATTTATGCCGATTCTTATTCCAGCCCTGGCGATAGCAATGGGCATTCATCTAACGATGATTAAATTAGGTCTTGCCGATCAGTGGTTAGGAGTGGTTCTTGTTCACTTGATCCCGACAGTCCCCTATTCAATTAGGATTTTGCGATCTGGATTCGAGCGGGTTGGAATGAAGTGGGAGGAACAGTCATTCACACTTGGTGGCACAACGTTAAGTACGTTTTGGTTGGTCATGTTTCCATTACTGTTGCCAAGTTTGCGAGCAGCGATTTACCTAACATATGTTATCTCGTTAAGTCAGTACGTACTGACCGCGCTTATTGGAGGCGGAAATGTCGTAACGTTGGCGATGCTCTATTACCCGTATTTTTCTTCTGTAGATGACATGGTTATTGCCAGCTTTTCACTTATGTTTGCATTACTACCACTTTTGTTTATTGTGATGGTGGAACTAGTAATTCGAGTGACGATTTTTATAGGTAAATGA
- a CDS encoding ABC transporter permease subunit: MRWYNSTNKKFLYLLPGLLFVLILVAYGLLQTIIESFADPKGQGLTFANYSRLFEQKSFWDSLVFSFRVSFISTVIALTIGIVVTKFLHEILLKKSWKLLIWLPMLFPHFIAGYLILLLFAPSGLFSTLASQIGIIDEMSQFPIIVMDRQGVGIILTYIWKEIPFVVLMLLPVFAQIDNRYKDVVRTLGGGKWETFRTVEWPWLFPVVVETGLIIFAFVFAAFEVPYLLGATYPKMLPVLAYQWFFEGNWSNRPLAMASMLLITAMIMILATIFFYLLQKKRYRMMRGN; this comes from the coding sequence ATGAGGTGGTACAATTCAACCAATAAAAAATTTCTTTATTTGCTGCCAGGGCTATTATTCGTCTTAATTCTTGTCGCCTATGGATTATTACAAACAATAATCGAGAGTTTTGCAGATCCAAAAGGTCAAGGCTTAACGTTTGCCAATTACAGCAGACTATTTGAACAAAAGTCATTTTGGGATTCACTAGTATTTAGTTTCCGAGTCTCATTTATTTCAACCGTCATCGCACTTACAATTGGTATTGTCGTGACGAAGTTCTTACATGAAATATTACTAAAAAAATCCTGGAAACTACTTATCTGGTTGCCAATGCTGTTTCCACATTTTATTGCGGGTTATCTGATATTACTTTTATTTGCACCGAGTGGCTTGTTCTCAACGTTGGCTAGCCAAATTGGAATTATTGATGAAATGAGCCAATTTCCGATCATTGTGATGGATCGTCAAGGTGTTGGAATTATTTTAACGTATATTTGGAAGGAGATCCCTTTTGTTGTCCTGATGCTTCTGCCAGTATTTGCTCAAATCGATAACCGCTATAAAGATGTTGTGAGAACACTTGGCGGTGGCAAGTGGGAAACTTTTCGGACGGTCGAATGGCCTTGGCTTTTTCCAGTTGTCGTTGAAACGGGTTTGATTATCTTTGCCTTTGTATTTGCAGCCTTTGAAGTCCCTTATTTACTTGGCGCAACATACCCGAAAATGCTACCAGTTTTAGCTTATCAATGGTTTTTTGAGGGTAATTGGAGTAACCGACCACTTGCAATGGCCAGTATGCTCTTAATTACAGCGATGATAATGATCTTGGCAACGATATTTTTTTATCTATTACAAAAAAAGCGTTATCGAATGATGAGGGGAAATTAA